From one Cytobacillus sp. IB215665 genomic stretch:
- the cdaA gene encoding diadenylate cyclase CdaA, with amino-acid sequence MSSEGLSIFNYLGIIVDILVVWYVIYKLIMVVRGTRAVQLLKGITVIITIHILSQYLGLKTLGWLMNQVITWGFLAIIIIFQPELRRALEQLGRGRFFSRITINEEEEQANSIEAIVKATGYMAKRRIGALITIERETGMSDYIETGIPLHAKVSSELLINIFIPNTPLHDGAVVLQNNQVAAAACYLPLSESPFISKELGTRHRAALGVSEVTDSLTIVVSEETGSISLTKNGELHRDLTQDSFRELLTNELKPTQNQATSTRWQWRWQKNG; translated from the coding sequence ATGTCTTCAGAGGGTCTCTCAATCTTTAATTATCTAGGTATTATCGTCGATATTCTCGTTGTTTGGTATGTTATCTATAAGCTAATAATGGTCGTCCGAGGAACGAGAGCTGTACAGCTTCTCAAAGGAATCACTGTTATTATAACCATTCACATATTAAGTCAGTATTTGGGCTTAAAAACATTAGGGTGGTTAATGAACCAAGTGATAACATGGGGATTTTTAGCTATCATTATTATTTTTCAGCCTGAACTACGTCGTGCACTAGAACAATTAGGACGAGGTAGATTCTTTTCAAGAATTACGATTAATGAGGAAGAAGAACAAGCAAACTCAATTGAAGCCATTGTAAAAGCTACAGGTTATATGGCAAAACGTCGTATTGGCGCTTTGATTACTATTGAGCGTGAAACAGGGATGAGCGATTATATTGAAACAGGAATACCACTTCATGCTAAGGTTTCTTCCGAATTGCTTATCAATATTTTTATCCCAAATACACCACTTCATGATGGAGCAGTCGTATTGCAGAATAATCAAGTGGCTGCAGCAGCGTGTTATTTACCATTGTCAGAAAGTCCATTTATATCTAAGGAGCTTGGAACAAGGCATCGAGCAGCGTTAGGTGTCAGTGAAGTAACTGATAGTCTTACCATCGTTGTTTCAGAAGAAACTGGTAGTATTTCTCTAACTAAGAATGGTGAATTACATAGAGATTTAACACAAGATTCTTTTCGAGAACTTCTTACAAATGAACTAAAACCAACTCAAAACCAGGCTACTTCTACTCGTTGGCAATGGAGGTGGCAAAAGAATGGATAA
- a CDS encoding anti-sigma factor, with product MKCPENIVYLMHEYLDEDISIEDKNLLIDHVKSCEDCEAHFHELKKSIALVQSISHVEAPSNFTNSVMQSLPKEKRSAGAKRWLRNHPFLTAASLFIILMAGSIFSNWTEDDQFTVSKQPNLIIENSTVTVPEGEIVEGPVIVKNGTLKIEGQINGDATVINGEVINGEQYLASAGKVTGEIEEINELFEWLWYHLKDIAKDTVSLFDQDQSK from the coding sequence ATGAAATGTCCTGAAAACATTGTTTATTTAATGCATGAATATTTAGATGAAGATATTTCAATTGAAGATAAAAATTTGTTAATTGATCATGTGAAAAGTTGTGAAGACTGTGAGGCGCACTTCCATGAACTTAAAAAGTCCATTGCTCTCGTTCAAAGTATTTCTCATGTAGAGGCGCCTAGCAATTTCACAAATAGCGTAATGCAAAGTTTGCCTAAAGAAAAACGATCAGCAGGCGCAAAGCGTTGGTTAAGAAATCATCCTTTTCTAACAGCTGCATCGCTTTTTATCATCTTAATGGCAGGTAGTATATTTTCAAACTGGACAGAGGATGACCAGTTTACTGTATCTAAACAACCGAATCTAATTATTGAAAACTCTACAGTGACCGTTCCAGAAGGGGAAATAGTTGAAGGACCAGTCATTGTGAAAAATGGTACGCTCAAAATAGAAGGGCAAATTAACGGTGATGCAACAGTAATTAATGGTGAAGTAATTAATGGGGAACAGTATCTTGCTTCTGCTGGCAAAGTAACAGGTGAAATTGAGGAAATTAATGAATTATTTGAATGGTTATGGTATCATCTAAAGGATATTGCAAAGGATACAGTAAGTCTATTTGACCAAGATCAGTCAAAATAG
- the sigW gene encoding RNA polymerase sigma factor SigW yields the protein METIVKKRIKQVIKGDQNAFAEIVEIYKDKVFQLCYRMLGNRHEAEDIAQEAFIRAYTNIQSFNQDLKFSTWLYRIATNLSIDRIRKKKPDYYLDAEVSGTDGLTMYSNVAADEALPEEELERLELHETIQGEILKLPEKYRTVIVLKYIDELPLKEISKILDLPIGTVKTRIHRGREALRNQLRNV from the coding sequence ATGGAAACAATTGTTAAAAAAAGGATAAAACAAGTTATTAAAGGAGATCAAAACGCATTTGCAGAAATTGTAGAAATTTATAAAGATAAAGTATTTCAATTATGCTATAGAATGCTTGGAAATCGTCATGAGGCTGAGGATATTGCCCAAGAAGCTTTTATTCGTGCATATACTAATATTCAAAGCTTTAATCAAGATCTCAAATTTTCGACTTGGTTATACCGAATTGCTACAAATCTTTCAATTGATAGAATTAGGAAAAAGAAACCAGACTATTATTTAGATGCAGAAGTTTCTGGAACAGACGGACTGACTATGTATTCTAATGTAGCTGCGGACGAAGCTTTGCCTGAAGAAGAGCTTGAGAGACTAGAGTTACACGAAACGATTCAAGGTGAAATATTGAAGCTTCCAGAAAAATATCGTACAGTCATCGTATTGAAATATATTGATGAATTACCATTAAAGGAAATAAGTAAAATATTGGATTTGCCTATAGGAACCGTTAAGACGCGGATTCATCGTGGTAGAGAAGCATTAAGAAACCAACTTCGAAATGTATAA
- the glmM gene encoding phosphoglucosamine mutase has translation MSKYFGTDGVRGVANSELTPELAFKIGRFGGYVLTKDEERPKVLIGRDTRISGHMLEGALVAGLLSIGAEVMRLGVISTPGIAYLTKALGSQAGVMISASHNPVQDNGIKFFGPDGFKLSDEQEAEIEELLDRPEDELPRPIGGDLGQVNDYFEGGQKYLQFLKQSVDEDFSGIHVALDCAHGATSSLAPHLFADLEADISTMGTSPNGVNINDNVGSTHPGSLSDLVKEKGADLGLAFDGDGDRLIAIDENGDIVDGDQIMFICSKYLKEQGRLKHQTVVSTVMSNIGFYKGLEEIEVQSIQTAVGDRYVVEEMKKNGYSLGGEQSGHIIFLDYNTTGDGLLTGIQLVNIMRATQKPLSQLANEMKKFPQLLVNVRVTDKNKVLENDKIKQVIESVEREMNGNGRVLVRPSGTEPLIRVMAEASTEELCQEYVERIVAVVKEETSEV, from the coding sequence ATGAGTAAATATTTTGGTACAGATGGAGTGCGAGGGGTTGCTAATAGTGAGTTGACGCCAGAATTAGCATTCAAAATTGGTCGTTTTGGAGGGTATGTCCTAACAAAGGATGAAGAACGTCCTAAAGTTCTTATCGGGAGAGACACCCGTATTTCTGGTCATATGCTTGAAGGGGCTCTTGTCGCAGGTCTACTATCAATTGGAGCCGAAGTGATGAGATTAGGAGTTATCTCTACACCAGGTATTGCTTACTTAACGAAAGCGCTAGGTTCTCAAGCAGGTGTAATGATTTCTGCTTCTCATAACCCTGTTCAAGATAATGGGATTAAATTCTTTGGTCCTGACGGTTTTAAATTGTCAGATGAACAAGAAGCAGAGATAGAAGAATTGTTGGATCGACCTGAAGATGAGTTGCCACGTCCAATCGGAGGCGACTTAGGGCAAGTGAATGACTACTTTGAAGGTGGACAAAAATATTTACAGTTTTTAAAACAATCTGTTGATGAGGACTTTTCTGGCATACACGTCGCACTTGATTGTGCGCATGGTGCTACTTCATCATTAGCGCCACATCTGTTTGCTGATTTAGAAGCAGATATATCAACGATGGGAACTTCACCAAATGGTGTGAATATTAATGATAACGTGGGCTCAACACATCCAGGAAGTTTGTCAGATCTCGTAAAAGAAAAGGGGGCTGACCTTGGTCTTGCATTTGATGGTGATGGAGATCGGTTAATTGCTATTGATGAGAACGGTGATATTGTTGATGGCGATCAAATTATGTTTATTTGTAGTAAATATTTGAAAGAGCAGGGACGCCTAAAGCATCAAACAGTCGTATCTACTGTAATGAGTAATATTGGTTTCTATAAAGGATTAGAAGAAATTGAAGTACAAAGTATACAAACAGCGGTAGGTGACCGTTATGTTGTCGAAGAAATGAAGAAAAATGGTTATAGCCTAGGTGGAGAACAATCAGGTCATATCATCTTTTTAGACTATAACACGACTGGTGATGGTTTATTAACAGGGATTCAGCTCGTTAACATTATGAGAGCAACACAAAAGCCATTGTCTCAACTTGCGAATGAAATGAAAAAGTTTCCTCAGCTACTAGTGAATGTGAGAGTTACTGATAAAAATAAAGTGCTAGAAAATGATAAAATCAAACAAGTGATCGAATCTGTTGAGCGTGAAATGAATGGCAATGGTCGAGTTCTGGTCCGTCCATCTGGTACTGAACCACTCATTCGTGTGATGGCAGAAGCATCGACAGAGGAATTGTGCCAAGAATATGTTGAACGCATTGTTGCTGTCGTGAAAGAAGAGACATCAGAGGTATAA
- a CDS encoding YbbR-like domain-containing protein, giving the protein MDKFMNNRWFMRIIALLLALMLYMSVYIQEQKEQSDGSLTLPLFDDSTEILEDIPVEVLYDQERFVVTGAPQSVDVRLDGPTSKVKTIIALRNIKVYANLENKSEGNYLVTLEYENVDDKVNVTFEPKSRYEVALHEKVTQEFAIKVDYNESLVTEGYTVENLVPEPTIVSITGAKEEVERTAIVRAYIDLQDVIDDITVESSVTVHDKDGQPLNVEVEPANISVGVSITSPNKVVPLNFIEEGTLQGIYIKNIEMVPDKVTVYGPKNVIDSITKDDVIDIPIDLNSITKDEEIIIPIKLPEGAAKIDPVEVKVAIDVEEEVTETFADIPIDYEGLGEGLALSFSDLENGVLDITVTGRKSSIENISNNNITATIDVANLPVGDYEVPVEVSILNEEGIEPIDISLEIPIETVKVNISGIE; this is encoded by the coding sequence ATGGATAAGTTCATGAACAATCGATGGTTTATGAGGATTATCGCCCTGTTATTGGCCTTGATGCTGTATATGTCTGTCTATATTCAAGAACAGAAAGAGCAGAGTGATGGAAGCCTTACGCTACCTCTTTTTGATGATTCAACTGAAATATTAGAAGACATACCTGTTGAGGTTTTGTATGATCAAGAGCGATTTGTTGTAACAGGTGCTCCTCAATCAGTTGATGTGAGATTAGATGGACCAACAAGCAAAGTTAAAACGATAATAGCATTAAGAAATATAAAAGTTTATGCTAACCTAGAAAACAAATCAGAGGGTAATTACTTAGTAACGCTAGAATATGAGAATGTGGATGATAAGGTAAACGTTACATTTGAACCAAAATCCCGATATGAGGTAGCTTTGCATGAAAAAGTAACGCAAGAATTTGCTATCAAAGTGGATTATAATGAATCTTTAGTAACAGAAGGGTATACTGTAGAGAACTTGGTGCCTGAACCTACTATAGTCTCCATAACAGGGGCAAAAGAAGAGGTTGAAAGAACTGCAATCGTAAGAGCTTATATTGATTTACAGGATGTTATTGATGATATAACAGTTGAATCATCAGTGACAGTACATGATAAAGATGGGCAACCATTAAATGTGGAAGTTGAACCAGCAAATATTAGTGTTGGGGTTTCCATTACAAGTCCAAATAAAGTAGTACCACTTAATTTTATAGAAGAAGGAACGTTACAAGGTATATACATCAAGAACATTGAAATGGTTCCGGATAAAGTAACTGTCTATGGACCGAAAAATGTCATTGATAGTATTACGAAAGATGATGTCATTGACATTCCTATCGATCTTAATAGCATAACTAAAGATGAAGAAATCATCATCCCTATTAAGCTTCCTGAAGGAGCTGCGAAAATAGATCCTGTAGAAGTGAAGGTTGCGATTGATGTAGAAGAAGAGGTTACAGAAACTTTTGCCGATATACCGATCGATTATGAAGGGTTAGGAGAAGGCTTAGCCTTAAGCTTTTCTGACCTGGAAAACGGTGTACTAGATATAACGGTAACAGGTAGAAAGAGCTCTATTGAAAATATAAGCAACAATAATATTACAGCAACGATAGATGTAGCGAATTTACCTGTAGGAGATTATGAAGTACCTGTTGAGGTGTCTATTTTAAATGAAGAAGGCATTGAACCGATCGATATTTCTTTGGAAATACCTATAGAAACTGTGAAAGTTAATATATCTGGTATTGAGTAA